accgcaaaagaagactACATTGAATAGACCtccgaggagaacattgtattgaagatcggagagaaagaataagccatctagcgaATCACTATGGACtagtaggtctgtggtaaactactcacacatcattggaggtGCGGTAAGGATGATgcagaagccctccatgatcgattccccctctggcagagtgccggaaaaggcctccagatgggatcgcggAAGAATAAAAGCTCCCGGTGGCGGAAAAATTGTTTCGGGTGGCTCTCTATTGGTTTGGGGATTTATGGGAATTTAAAGAagtggaattaggtcaaacggagcTGCGTGGGACCCATAAGCTCAGGTGAcgctgttgggaaacgtagcatgcaatttcaaaaaaaatcctacgctcacgcaagatctatctaggagatgcatagcaacgagagggggagagtgtgtccacgtaccctcgtagaccgaaagcggaagcattagcttAATGTGgatgatgtagtcaaacgtcttagcgatccaaccgatcaagcaccgaacgtacgacacctccgagttctgcacacgttcagctcgatgacgtccctcgaactcttcatccagcaaagtgtcgagggagagtttcgtcagtacgacggcgtggtgacggtgatggtgatgtgatccacgcagggcttcgcctaagcactacgacaatatgaccggagcaATAAACtgcggaggggggcaccgcacacggctaagaaacaattgatgtCTCTTCTAGCGAtgccctccccacatatatataggtgggagagggagaggggctgcaaggggcaccccaagtaggagtaatcctacttgggcgcctcctccaagtaggcctccccccttccatatccatcggagggggaaggaaagagagggggaggggaaggaaagggggaggccgaatcctcccctttccttctcccttcccttccttttcttctcctcctattcggcctatagggggcgcaccagccccttttggggctggtctgtccaactcttggcccattaggcccatatagcttgccgggggttgcccggaaccccttccgatgacccgatacgtacctggtacccccagaacacttccggtgtctgaattctatcgtcctatatatgaatctttacctctcgaccatttcaaggctcctcgtcatgtccgtgatctcatccgggactccaaacaacattcggtcgccaaatcacataactcatataatacaaaatcgtcatcgaacgttaagcgtgcagaccctacgggttcgagaactatgtagacatgaccgagacacctctccgatcaataaccaatagcggaacctagatgctcatattggttcctacatattctacgaatatctttatcggtcaaaccgtaatgacaacatacgttattccctttgtcatcggtatgttacttgcccgagtatcatcatacctagttcaatcttgttaccggaaagtctctttactcattccgtaatacatcatcctgtaactaactcattagtcacattgcttgcaaggcttattatgatgtgcattaccaagagggcccagagatacctctccgatactaggagtgacaaatcctaatctcgatctatgccaatccaacaaacaccttcggagatacctgtagagcatctttataatcacccagttacgttgtgacgtttgatagcacacaaggtattcctccagtatctgggagttgcataatctcatagtcaaaggaatatgtataagtcatgaagaaagcaatagcaataaaacttaacgatcattatgctaagctaacggatgggtcttggccatcacatcattctcctaatgatgtgatcatgttcatcaaatgacaacacatgtctatggttaggaaacttaaccatctttgattaacgagctagtctagtagaggcttactagggacacggtgttttgtctatgtatccacacatgtatcaagtttcccattaatacaattctagcatgaataataaaaatttatcatcaTATAActaaatataaaataacaactttattattgcctctagggcatatttccttcaggcgcCCCCTTGGGGGCGTGCCGTGTGAGCTTGTGGCTCTCCCATGAGTCTTCTGGCCTCCTCCTGAACCTTctagggtcccttctggtccagaaGAAATCTCTGTAAAAtttcatcgtgtttggacttcatttcgtattgattttctataaaacaaaaatcatgcataaaacaactggcactgggcactaggttaatagcatgaaacaatcaaaaattatagacacgttggagatgtatcacgcTGCGGTCGTCATTAGTGAATAGACTGAAGAATAAGACAATTGGCCACATCGTTACCCTCATCCCTTCATCCCGGTGGCGGGACAAACTGGGTGCCTTTCCAGTTCTATGCCAGCCTAGAGACGATGAAGAGGTAACAAAAGTCATTCTTATCCTTGTATCCAGTTTTTGTTCGATTTGGAAGTGAGGTGACTATGGAAAAATGTTGACAAATTCTCAATGTTTGTGATTCAACGATGATTATGTTACTTTTTGGGACGGACGGTCAATGAAAAATCATTTCTCAATGGTATGATAGGTGATATCGATGGGTAAAATGATTCCGATCTTGAGGATGCATTGTTGTCGCATTTTGAGCCCTTGTAAGCGGACGATCGAGATATGGAACTTAATCAATTCCAACACCCTGGCTTGTGGAGGAAGAAAACAATTTGGGATGCAAACTATATTGCGGATTAGGATATTACTCGTGTGAGGCAAAAGGCAAGATATCTCTCTCGATCCGGTCATTAGGATAGATCAAACTAGCGCAATGTATTGGAAGTGCATCGAGGAGCGTTTCAGACATCATCATGGGTGTAACGAATCATAACCTCAAATCTCTCACAAATCGATGGGGTGCGATTCAGGAGATGTGCGATTGTTGAGCAGATTTTTTGGAGCAAGTGAAGCATGCTCGTCCTAGCAGTGTCACCATTGACCAATATGTAAGGAAACTTGTTGGTTTTTGTTTGCCACATTTGCATTACTTTCAGCATTCTAAGCCCAAGAGAGATACCAACAAATGGCCAAGTCTAAGGGTGAATCGTTGGGCCTGCAAAGTTGTTAGAATTTGTTGGAAGGCAATGAGAAGTGAATGATGATCAATGATGACAAGAAGTGAAAGATGAGGAATGTTTATGGCAGTCCAAAACTAGGAAGTGCAACAAATCCTCTCTAGAGATGGACAACAATGAAGATGCTGATGACGGTGTTGAGGAAAGGGTGTCTTGAAGTCCCACTCCGGCATATATCACGGGTCGACCCGATGGGAGGAAAATAGGAAAGGAGAAGCTCAAGTGAGAAGGAGAGGTGGAGGTGATAAAAAAGATCGATAAGTTTATGAGGACAAGGAATAGGTaagcgaagaagaggaagaaacaAAAGATAGAGATGTTGGAGAAGAAGATCCAAGAGAAGAGGGTGAGATGGGATGCTATGCAAGAGAGTAGACGACATAAGGAAGAGATGGAGGAGTGTAGGCTCAAAATTGAGGAGCACTGGATGACAATTGGACAAAAAGATGAGGAGAATTAGTTCACCATGTTGTATCCGAGCGCCATTGGGCGCAAGAATTTTGGGAGGAAACATGAATGGTAATGATAAATTTTAGGTCCGCTGAAGCAAAGGAAGGTACACACATCGGAGAAGGGGAAACAACACACCCTCGAGGAGGGGAAGGGGTGATATGTTTAAATTTGGGGGAATCGAAGCATTTGAATgaggaaaacaaaataaaataaaagtgaagGCTGGGATATGGCGACTGAATTTGCGCGTCTCCTGGCTAGCCTCTGCCCTCCGCCATATGCAATATGGCGACGACAGATATCGCAACTCTAATAGAGTTGCTATAGGGACTTACATGGTACATCAACTTTTCGGTAAACTCTATTAGGGCATATCCAGTACACATACTTACACTGGCCTCAAATATCCACTTTGGAAATGTTTAGGCCTGTAGTGCAGGCCCCTAATTTGCGCCAGACATGTCTAGACATCTAAAATCCCTTAACCAGGCCCCAGGTCAAGATGCGGAGTAGGAGAGTCCGTGTGTCCATCACTCCGGACTTTGACAGCCCGGAAGCACCCATTTTGACCGTCAAATGCCTTTGTTTCCCGACGGTCGCCTCAGTTTTACACCGCATATCTCCGCTTCCTGCCGACCCATTGTATAATGCCTCCACTTTCCCTCGTTTCTCATTTTTAACCACGTGTTGCATACCTCCCCTCGCTACCCTCACTTCACCTCACACAAGCCTTGGTGCCCCCTCTCCTCCCCCGACCCCTAAGATGTTCATACCTCCCCTTAATTGCCACCAGCACTGCAACCCGCACCAGTCATGGCGTCCCTCCCTGCTGCGTGCCCTCCCCATTAGATAATGTATGTGTTGCCGTTGTGTATAGAAATCCACCACCGCCGAGGAATAAGAGTCATGCACCGCTCGTGTCGCCGCCCAAACCAAGCAGGAGGAGGTGTTCACCGCTCCTCACTCCAAACGGGGGCGTAGGAGTGCGCCACTCATCATGTCGCATGTGCAATGGAGGAGAGACTCGCTGCCCGACACAAGGCACGAGCCAAGGCCGCGTGTTGCAAAGCATGTTGATGCCCCCAATCAGGCCATCCAGCAAAAGAAGGCGGCTAGGACGAGCAGCGGCAACACCTGCTTCTATGCCGAAAAGGAAATTGTCGCCGCTCTCGTCAGAGATGCAGCCGACATCGATGATGCCAACTTTGATGTGTTTGAGGAGAAGTTGTCTTCCATGTCTCCGGCCGTGGTGATAATAGATTAGTTACTAATAACTTTAGAGAATAGTTATTGTATATTTGTATGTCAAATGTAATGTCGAACATCTATTTATATCGAAGATTTTGCATTCTGAGGAGAAAATGAGGTTTTTTTAGGGCTAGGCTTGGATGGTCAATGCCCGCCCAGCTGTCCACGGACAATTGAGGATGCCCTTTGAGTTTTAtccttggagatgcccttaggccaactccaacgcgccGACGCATTTCGTCTAGTCGCGTACGTTTGGATCCGCGCGGACAGAAAATACAGCAACGCGATGACGCAAACTGACGGATGCCCTTTTTTGTCCGCCACGACCCATTCCTGGCCCAAATTTGGGCTAGGGTTTGCGTCTGCGTAGACAAGTCGCGGACGCCTATGACACCCTTCCCTTGTCCTCCCCTGGCCCACCCGTCTATGGCACACCGACCATTCTCGCCCTCCCCCTCCACATTGTACACCACGGCTTCGTCgccctcgccaccgccgcccagTTCCGGCTGCTTCGCCACTGCCCCAGGTGTCACCGTTGCATCCATTCACTTCCCCACCGCCACAGAATCAACTGGCGCTGACTCTTGTTGGCGTTTGCGGCCGCTCCTCGCCGCTATCGGAGCACGAGAAGACACGCCTACCTAAGGTTGCCGGCACCGCCTCTACCTCGACGGGCTTCGACGGGCCTGCTGCCCGTACGGGGAGAGGACGCTGCCATTCGCCGGCCGCGACTCCATCACATCCGCCTCCGTAGCCTCCCGCAAGGTGTTCGGCCTTTTGCCCATAAGGTACCATGGTGGATAGCTTGGATGAGTTCTTTTACAATAACGTCATATGTTCACTGGACAATTCATCATCCGACGACGAGGATTTTGTGGTTGCTACTATGAGCGTGAACAAGCACATTTCTAGGATGCGACCCATGTTTAGGGGACAATCCCGGGCCATGCTTCGGGGTTGAATGTAATAGGGAGAATGACCATTGCCTAATCTATAGCAATTATTTACAGCTCACATCCCCACTGTTCAATGTCAAGCTTTTCTGGCGATGCTTCCGGATGGCGAGGCATGTGTTCAACCGCATTTGGGAGGGAGTGGTAGAGTCTGAAGATTACTTCAAATACAAGTATGATGCCCTTCAAAAGGTTGGCTTCTCCTCTTACCAAAAATGTACTGCAGCTGTGCGGATGCTTGCATGCGAAATTCCTGGTGATCTTGTGGATGAGTATGTCCGATGAATGAGTCCACATGCCTTGCATCATTGTACAAGTTCTACAAAACTGGGTTGCAGTGTTTGGCCTGGAGTACTTGAGAGAACCAAATGCTGCAGATACTGCCTAGTTTGTTGGCgatcaatgaatggaggggcttTCCGTGAATGATTGGTAGCATAGACTGCATGCACTGAGTGGTAGAACCGTCCATTTGCTTGGAAGGGCAGTATAAGGGGCATGTTAAAGCTTGCACGGTCATACTTGAAGCTGTGGCATCACAAGATCTTTGGATTTAGCACTCTTTTTTAGGCATGACAGGCTCTCACAATGACGTCGACGTGCTTCAGCGGTCTCCGGTGTTCGCAAGGCTTTCAGAAGGAAACTCCCCATATGTCAACTTTAAGGTCAATGGCCACCAATACAACAAGGGATACTTCCTAGTTGATGCCATCTATCCTCAGTGGTCGACTATTGTGAAGACAATCTCCAAGCCGGTAGGAGAGAAGAGGGCTAGGTTTGCCCAAGAACAAGAGGGTGTTAAGAAGAATGTGGAGCGTGCTTTCGGTGTGCTCCAATCTTGATGGGCTATTGTTCGACACCCTGCTAGAACATGGAGCACTCGGAAGATGTGGAAGGTGATGATTGCTTGGGTTATCATACACAAAATTTAGAGGATGACCGTGATGACAGCCTCCTCGACCAAGCGTGGGATTTTTAGAGTGAAAATGTTGAGCCTCGGCATGGAGTGGCAACGCTTGCACGGTTTACCCAATCTCATCAAGAAATGCGTGATTGAACGACTCACATTCAACTTCAAAATGACTATATGTGGACTCATATTTGGTACAATTTTGAATTCATTTAATTGTAAACTATGATTTTTTTATTTATTGTGATGTAAAAACGATGTGACTTATTTGGTAATAATCTATGTGCAAAgtttcttttcatttggacttattatatgcatatgatgtctaaattGTGAAAATTAGCCAAAAAAACGGCCTGGTGGGTGGGTACACTGGCAATGTTTGCGCGAATGAGAACCGACAAAGCCCCTAAAGCCGACCCATACGGATAAAAAATCCGTGTCCATTTAGGTCggcgcgttggagttggccttagaaGTTAGAAGTCTATAGATGCTTACGAGAATGACAAGTCAATCCTATTGATTTAATTTCTTACAAGAATTGAGTTAGATCTTGGCCATGCGTAAGGGAAGTCTTACTACTACGTATCCGATGGGCCTTGGGAAAGCAGACATGCGGTCCGTAGGACAATAATCATAAGCCACTCACCATCAATGTGCAACGCAGAACAAGATACGAAATACATTTCAATTTAAAATCTCGACATTCATCGATGGCAGGTTGTACTGAATGCACTCTGAAGAAACAATACATAACATGATATTTTTTCTGATCAAGATAGCTCAACCTACCTCATCCACAAGAAAGAGTGGCCCTGATACTAGTTCCGTTGTAGAGGTAACCTGTGAGATTTATACTCAGAAAGGCGCAAAAAATATGTGCAAAAATTTAAGTGCAACAATCCAACTCTGTCATGTATGAGAATCGATGTGAATTTGGAAAAATCAATAGGGCAAAACACAAATGCAACCTTGATGACAGACTAACAGTAAATTTACTCACGAAACATGACCAAGAAAGCTATATCATGATTTTATACTATAATACTGGCTAAGGGTTACATACACATTAAAGGTCTAGCCACAGAATCATTTTGTCGGGATTAGTCCGTTCGATGAGCCATTCTCAGGCTCTTTTCCATGGAAAGCAGATTGCCTCTCTGGTCTCCCATTTGGATTTGGAGGCAACGCCAAGTTAGGCGCAACACCGTTGGTACTTGAGTCACCCTTCAGGTTGAGTTTGGACATGTTGTACAGGTCTTCAACATTTACCGGGGGAGCTGAGTGGACGGCAACAGGCCTGACAGGCTCATGTGATGCTTGTACTGTACCTGGTGATGATGCTTGCATAGAGACTGGTGGCCCATAGAACATTGGAGCATAGCCATAGTACGGATACGGAAAAACTGCTTGGACATAGTGAGGTGCAGGAATCATCATTGGAGGAGGATAACCATATGGGGGCATCACTTGTGGCATCACCATCCCTGCTTCTCCAGCAATTGAACTTGAACCAGCCGATTCATTGCCCTGAGGTTGATGTGCCATTGCTAGAACTGGCGATGGGGCTGATGCATATGTTAGCATAGGCACaggagcaggtggtgccattACTGGCACTGGTGGTGGGACAGAAACAGATGTTATCACGGGCATAGGAGCGGGTGGTGTCACAGGAGCAGTAACAGGTCGTAGATCATCTACGAACTCTTCTACATCTTGTGAAGATGAACGGGAGAGCGGCATCTCTTGTGACGATGAACGGGAGAGTGGCTGGTCACCAGGCTGATTAAAAACCATAAAACAATCATAAGCAATTGGTACACTGGGGGACAAGCAATAAATATTAAAAAAACAATTATATTTGAGATGTCTTATTCACTTCATATAACATGGTGATTCTATGCTAACAGCTATACGAGAACTTACTAAGGCAACAGGAACAAAGAGGAAAAGAATAAGCACCAATCTTAAGAGACATGTTTGCCTAAGTGCAATCAGCTGGACCTGGTTGCACCTCAACACTACATGCAGAGAAATAGAAAGGTAGGGAGAGATGCTCACATCCTCAATAACCATATCGAAGAGGCTTGATCTTCTCTTTCTCCTATTAACATTTGTTTGGCGAATGAAATACTTCTGAGCATGGCTAGCAACTTGAGTAGGTGTCCTCGAGACAACATAATTACGGGATATGCCACGCCAATCACCTTTTCCTAATTTGTTCAATCCAAGTAGAAAATTTTTGTGCTCCTCTTCTGACCATGACTCACCTGTCACCCAACAAAATAAATGGCATTCTTCAATGCAAATTCGACATGTTCATTCAAATTTTTAAATCAAACACAAAAATCAGCAATGCCAACAGAATAAAGAACAAGCATGAAGTTACATGGAAAGTTATAACAGTACTGTATACCATTACACATTAAAAGAATGCAAACCATGTACAAAATATGGAGTGTGAGTGTAACCTAGTTAATGATATTGGTGACTGTAATGAATATTATTTCTGGGTTGCAATAAAATCATTTAGCCAATTAAGTGACAAGGCCACAAGCTTGAATGGTAACAGCGGAATAGAAGCACAAGTTCAGatttgtttcaaaaaaaaaagtacCCCCTCCGTGTAACATAGCTTGAAAAACGATCCTATATtgtaggacggagggagtaaattctgatgacaagaagcaGTCACAAGCACCGCTCACCACCAGTAAACCCCCAAATCTGTCACTAATGGGACAAAGTGATGAACTAAACACTAAAATAGCTCTCAAGCAAGTATTAAGTTGGAGTAGTTTGCTAATTTTGCACACCACTAGGCATCGTAAACCAAACAAAAATCCCAACTAACACCGAACCTACCAGATTAAAAGCAGTACTTTCCGCAAAGTTTCAGAAAACTACTTCGATCGGCACAGTAAAATCAAAACTTTCTCACTTGCCATCTTAAAAGCCAACAGAAAAACTGCACCTTCACAACAAAACCACATATTTGCACACTACAACAAACAATCGTCTTAACTACGTAAAGAACATCACAGGGCGATCAGAGCACTTTTTTTTTACAGAACAGAGACTACACCTCCATACAGATGCAACAAAACAAAGAATCTCATCTCCCGTAGGCTAAAACAGGGGAGATAAGGAAAATAAAAATCCCACCTCGCTTCCTGTGTGGTTTGTCGTCGTCGCCCTCGGAGCCGTACCCCTCGGCCCTGGCACCGCCGCTACCCTCCGCGAGCTGCGCGAGGTTGCCCATGCTGACGCTCTTCCTGATTGGCTTGTCGCCGATGCGCACGCCGAAGAGCTTCACGGGGCGCGCCGTGCACGTGCGGGAGTTGTGCCCGTGGTGCCCGCACTGCGAGCACCGCCTCGGCCCGTCCCCCGCACCGCCGCCGGCAGGCGCCGACGGTGGCACGCCGTCCCGCGTCATGGCAGGCAGGCTAGGGTTGtggatttttattttttaatcTATTATATCTGGTTGATTGATTTGATCCGtccttttctttttctcctctggTGGTGCGTCGTGTATTTATCGTCCGGGAGGGAGGCAAAGCCTATAAGAAGTATACGGCGAGAGATGAGCTGGGAATTTTCCTGGATTTTCCTTATCTGTACAAAAAAAAAACCTTTTATGTGCTGGCGGTGATATTTGGATTTTGCTGGAAGTCTTCACCTTCGTAGTCAAGACATGCCACCAGATATTGTACAGCCTGG
This sequence is a window from Aegilops tauschii subsp. strangulata cultivar AL8/78 chromosome 7, Aet v6.0, whole genome shotgun sequence. Protein-coding genes within it:
- the LOC109755945 gene encoding transcription factor MYBS3: MTRDGVPPSAPAGGGAGDGPRRCSQCGHHGHNSRTCTARPVKLFGVRIGDKPIRKSVSMGNLAQLAEGSGGARAEGYGSEGDDDKPHRKRGESWSEEEHKNFLLGLNKLGKGDWRGISRNYVVSRTPTQVASHAQKYFIRQTNVNRRKRRSSLFDMVIEDPGDQPLSRSSSQEMPLSRSSSQDVEEFVDDLRPVTAPVTPPAPMPVITSVSVPPPVPVMAPPAPVPMLTYASAPSPVLAMAHQPQGNESAGSSSIAGEAGMVMPQVMPPYGYPPPMMIPAPHYVQAVFPYPYYGYAPMFYGPPVSMQASSPGTVQASHEPVRPVAVHSAPPVNVEDLYNMSKLNLKGDSSTNGVAPNLALPPNPNGRPERQSAFHGKEPENGSSNGLIPTK